The following coding sequences lie in one Nitrososphaerota archaeon genomic window:
- the gcvH gene encoding glycine cleavage system protein GcvH: MSNEYEIREGYLYTGKHIWVKIERGIATIGISDYAQKKMQEILNVELPHLNERIEAGEIIGSVGSIDSALDIISPVSGKIIDVNEELLDNPELINESPYDRGWIVKIEIKNEEELYGLMDHEDYRKYIEEIAEE, from the coding sequence ATGTCAAATGAATATGAGATAAGAGAAGGTTATTTATATACTGGAAAACATATATGGGTTAAAATTGAAAGAGGGATAGCTACAATAGGAATAAGTGATTATGCTCAAAAGAAAATGCAAGAAATATTAAATGTTGAACTTCCTCATTTAAATGAAAGAATTGAAGCAGGTGAAATAATAGGTTCTGTAGGTTCTATAGATAGTGCTTTAGATATTATAAGTCCAGTAAGTGGAAAAATAATAGATGTAAATGAAGAATTATTAGATAATCCTGAACTAATAAACGAATCGCCATATGATAGAGGATGGATAGTAAAAATAGAAATTAAAAATGAAGAAGAATTATATGGTTTAATGGATCATGAAGATTATAGAAAATATATTGAAGAAATAGCTGAAGAATAA